A section of the Sulfuricurvum kujiense DSM 16994 genome encodes:
- a CDS encoding replication initiation protein: MNPREARELLQKQKEEEVKDLVKISNSLVEGFVSKSNAVALKMLFYIAKQQYKKNEWDIVEFTLSADDFAKYCNLDHRIIKDNIKTMRSTSVTFVERDNKGRITVEEGIVIVPRSRYDYTTKTIEITMFKKILDLILEVEERFTTIDVKNVMELESKYSIRMAMILEQIFGFKGNPENWDVQQQKKFSLDDLNDLFGTKYKNFTDFERKVLKPTKEEMDDKSEISFSYVINKGYNSPLDRGRPKALSVTIKLVQNKLRQRRLF; this comes from the coding sequence ATGAACCCGAGAGAAGCAAGAGAGCTCCTACAAAAGCAAAAAGAGGAGGAGGTTAAAGACCTCGTAAAGATATCGAATAGCCTCGTCGAGGGCTTCGTATCCAAAAGCAACGCCGTTGCCCTAAAGATGCTTTTCTATATCGCCAAACAACAGTATAAAAAAAACGAGTGGGACATCGTGGAGTTTACGCTATCGGCGGATGATTTTGCGAAATATTGCAACCTAGATCACCGCATAATAAAGGACAATATAAAAACAATGCGTAGCACTTCTGTAACGTTCGTAGAACGGGACAACAAAGGACGTATAACGGTCGAAGAGGGTATTGTGATCGTTCCGAGATCAAGATACGACTACACCACAAAAACCATAGAAATTACCATGTTTAAAAAGATCCTCGATTTAATCCTCGAAGTAGAGGAACGGTTCACAACCATAGACGTTAAAAACGTCATGGAGCTGGAGAGCAAATACAGCATCCGCATGGCGATGATTTTAGAGCAGATTTTCGGATTTAAGGGCAATCCTGAGAATTGGGACGTACAACAGCAAAAGAAGTTTTCTCTCGATGATTTAAACGATTTGTTTGGTACAAAGTACAAAAACTTCACCGATTTTGAACGTAAAGTTCTCAAACCGACAAAAGAAGAAATGGACGATAAAAGCGAGATCAGCTTTTCATACGTCATTAACAAGGGGTACAACTCTCCCCTTGATCGAGGACGACCGAAAGCTCTTTCGGTCACGATTAAACTCGTACAAAACAAACTTCGACAAAGGAGATTATTTTGA